From Rhodococcus sp. B7740, one genomic window encodes:
- the murD gene encoding UDP-N-acetylmuramoyl-L-alanine--D-glutamate ligase, with amino-acid sequence MDESVPDSRTDLTWLRGSSVLVTGARISGLAVVRPLLDLGAVVTVTDSNRAALDEASNSGAAVVLQDDLLADPAALAAFSLVVTSPGFRPDSPVLAAAAKLGIPVWGDVELSWHVDRVELYGPRTRWLVVTGTNGKTTTTSMLASILDAAGIESVACGNIGLPIADALRGSPHPSVLAVELSSFQLFWAPSVRPAAGVVLNIAEDHLDWHGGMDGYVQAKARALNGDVAVVGLDDSRAAGLSAGSAELTVVGFRLGEPASGELGVRDGVLVDNAFGENVDLLAADDVEPSGPSGVLDALAAGALARSIGVEAGAVRLGLQTYRVGPHRAAVVRELGGVTFIDDSKATNPHAARSSISAHDRVVWIAGGLLKGAVIDDLVIEIADRLVAAVVLGRDGMQIADALARHAPDVPVVRLPSGDDAGVTHGAEDADAVMRAVVAHAAELAAPGDTVLLAPAAASLDMFADYGHRGRSFAESVQLLEATDIGSPRS; translated from the coding sequence ATGGACGAATCTGTGCCCGACTCTCGGACCGATCTGACCTGGTTGCGCGGCAGTTCGGTGCTGGTGACCGGAGCCCGCATCTCAGGACTCGCCGTCGTGCGACCACTGCTCGATCTCGGTGCCGTCGTCACGGTCACCGACTCGAATCGCGCCGCGCTGGACGAGGCGTCGAACTCCGGTGCTGCGGTGGTGCTGCAGGACGACCTGCTCGCCGATCCCGCGGCGCTCGCGGCGTTCTCGCTCGTCGTCACCAGTCCGGGGTTTCGACCCGACTCTCCGGTGTTGGCGGCGGCCGCGAAGCTGGGCATTCCGGTATGGGGCGATGTCGAGTTGTCCTGGCACGTGGACCGGGTCGAGCTGTACGGACCCCGAACTCGGTGGCTGGTGGTGACCGGCACCAACGGAAAGACGACCACCACCTCGATGCTGGCCTCGATACTCGACGCCGCAGGCATCGAGTCGGTTGCCTGCGGCAACATCGGACTCCCCATCGCCGACGCGTTGCGCGGTTCCCCGCATCCGAGTGTGCTCGCGGTGGAGTTGTCGTCGTTCCAGCTGTTCTGGGCTCCCTCGGTGCGTCCGGCTGCGGGGGTGGTGCTCAACATCGCCGAGGATCATCTGGATTGGCACGGCGGTATGGACGGTTACGTTCAGGCCAAGGCTCGTGCGTTGAACGGCGACGTCGCGGTGGTCGGTCTGGACGACTCCCGGGCGGCGGGGCTGTCGGCCGGGTCTGCCGAGTTGACCGTCGTCGGTTTCCGGTTGGGTGAGCCGGCCTCGGGTGAGCTGGGTGTGCGTGACGGGGTGCTCGTCGACAACGCGTTCGGTGAGAACGTCGATCTTCTCGCTGCGGACGACGTGGAGCCGAGCGGTCCGTCCGGTGTCCTCGATGCGCTCGCGGCAGGCGCGCTCGCACGGTCGATCGGGGTTGAGGCAGGCGCTGTTCGGCTGGGGCTGCAGACCTATCGAGTGGGACCGCATCGTGCAGCGGTGGTGCGCGAGCTGGGTGGGGTCACGTTCATCGACGATTCGAAGGCGACGAACCCGCATGCCGCTCGCTCCTCCATCTCGGCGCACGATCGCGTCGTGTGGATCGCGGGTGGGCTGTTGAAGGGAGCGGTGATCGACGATCTGGTGATCGAGATCGCCGATCGGCTCGTGGCTGCGGTCGTTCTCGGACGCGATGGGATGCAGATCGCAGATGCTTTGGCGCGACACGCGCCCGATGTTCCGGTCGTCAGGCTCCCTTCGGGAGACGATGCTGGTGTGACTCATGGTGCTGAAGATGCTGATGCGGTAATGCGGGCGGTCGTGGCCCACGCGGCCGAACTCGCTGCTCCGGGGGACACGGTCCTGCTGGCCCCGGCTGCCGCGTCACTGGACATGTTCGCCGACTACGGCCACCGCGGCCGTAGCTTCGCCGAGTCGGTCCAGCTCCTCGAAGCCACCGACATCGGATCGCCGCGATCGTGA
- the mraY gene encoding phospho-N-acetylmuramoyl-pentapeptide-transferase produces MRQILFAGGIALAVAILLTPVLIKTFSKQGFGQEIRVEGPASHQSKRGTPTMGGVAILVGIWAGYWGSHLIGIGYDADGPSASALLVLGLTTVLGLVGFLDDFIKIRKQRNLGLNATGKYVGQITAAVLFAILVLQFRSDSGLTPGSTQLSYVRDIATWSMSAVVFVFFVCLLVIAWSNSVNLTDGLDGLAAGSMTLVLGAYTVITFWQYRQACAGPAGPAPGCYDVRDPLDLALVCASAAGACIGFLWWNAAPAKIFMGDTGSLALGGLIAGLSVVTKTELIMVVIGALFVAEAASVVIQVAVFRSSRRRVFRMAPFHHHFELAGWAETTVIIRFWLLAAIASAVGLALFYSEYLAAVGG; encoded by the coding sequence GTGAGGCAGATCCTGTTCGCCGGAGGTATCGCACTCGCGGTCGCGATCCTGCTGACCCCGGTGCTGATCAAGACCTTCTCGAAACAGGGCTTCGGCCAGGAGATTCGAGTGGAGGGCCCGGCGAGTCACCAGTCCAAGCGGGGCACACCGACAATGGGCGGCGTCGCAATTCTGGTCGGCATCTGGGCCGGCTACTGGGGCTCGCACCTGATCGGCATCGGCTACGACGCGGACGGTCCGTCGGCGTCGGCCCTGCTCGTTCTCGGCCTGACCACAGTGCTCGGTCTGGTCGGCTTTCTCGACGACTTCATCAAGATCCGCAAACAGCGCAACCTGGGCCTGAACGCCACCGGCAAGTACGTCGGTCAGATAACGGCGGCCGTGCTGTTCGCGATTCTGGTGTTGCAGTTCCGGAGCGATAGCGGGCTCACTCCCGGCAGCACTCAACTGTCGTACGTGCGCGACATCGCCACCTGGTCGATGTCCGCGGTGGTCTTCGTGTTCTTCGTCTGCCTGCTCGTGATCGCGTGGTCCAACTCGGTCAACCTCACCGACGGACTCGACGGCCTCGCCGCCGGATCGATGACGTTGGTACTCGGCGCCTACACCGTCATCACGTTCTGGCAGTACCGCCAGGCGTGCGCAGGACCCGCCGGGCCTGCCCCCGGCTGTTACGACGTTCGAGATCCCCTCGACCTGGCCTTGGTCTGCGCCTCGGCCGCCGGTGCCTGCATCGGCTTCCTGTGGTGGAACGCCGCGCCGGCCAAGATCTTCATGGGCGACACCGGATCCCTTGCCCTCGGCGGTCTGATCGCGGGCCTGTCGGTGGTGACCAAGACCGAGCTGATCATGGTGGTCATCGGTGCACTGTTCGTCGCCGAGGCCGCATCGGTCGTCATCCAGGTCGCGGTGTTCCGATCCAGTCGCCGACGAGTGTTCCGCATGGCACCGTTCCACCATCACTTCGAGTTGGCCGGATGGGCCGAGACGACGGTGATCATCCGATTCTGGTTGTTGGCCGCCATCGCGTCGGCCGTCGGACTCGCTCTGTTCTACAGCGAGTATCTCGCTGCTGTCGGCGGATAG